From one Candidatus Binatia bacterium genomic stretch:
- a CDS encoding TetR family transcriptional regulator, producing the protein MPRRSLADSLQTREAILARAVDLASVEGLAGLTIGRLSRALPMSKSGLFAHFGSREELELAVVEAAAAMFEREVLAGVDSAPPALARLANIALAWLGYIEKGLLRGGCFFAAVVPEIDDRPGRVRDRVATLVTSWTDLLAVEAGRAIEEGHLSGEPEAGEVAFELHAFLQEANRRFQLAGDAAVFAFAARAIERLLAQSATESGRSILAACFGSR; encoded by the coding sequence ATGCCCAGGCGCAGCCTTGCCGATTCTCTCCAGACCCGCGAGGCGATTCTGGCCCGGGCCGTGGACCTCGCATCAGTCGAAGGGCTGGCGGGCCTGACGATAGGCCGCCTGTCGCGGGCACTGCCGATGAGCAAGAGCGGCCTGTTCGCCCACTTCGGCTCCCGCGAAGAGCTGGAGCTTGCGGTGGTTGAGGCCGCTGCCGCAATGTTCGAGCGCGAGGTCCTGGCCGGCGTGGACAGCGCGCCGCCGGCGTTGGCCAGGCTCGCGAACATCGCGCTCGCATGGCTCGGCTACATCGAAAAGGGACTGCTGCGCGGCGGCTGCTTTTTTGCCGCCGTCGTTCCCGAGATCGACGACCGGCCGGGCCGTGTCCGCGACCGGGTTGCGACGCTGGTCACGTCGTGGACGGACCTGCTCGCCGTCGAGGCCGGGCGCGCAATCGAAGAGGGGCACCTCAGCGGCGAGCCCGAGGCTGGCGAAGTCGCGTTCGAGCTGCACGCGTTTCTCCAGGAGGCCAACCGGCGCTTCCAGCTGGCCGGTGACGCAGCCGTCTTCGCCTTCGCCGCCCGCGCCATCGAGCGGCTCCTGGCCCAGTCTGCCACCGAGTCGGGGCGTTCCATCCTCGCCGCCTGCTTCGGTTCGCGCTGA
- a CDS encoding ferritin-like domain-containing protein, whose product MNLLSTVTGPGAPSTESLIRIFSFYRDAEIRGASLLMKMTQREKDPEAQVLFSRHIADETRHAWLWTKRIRQLGGMPVEVPDGYQRRLGKKLGFPANIVDLFALTVIVEERSVSRYSEHAASRWCDDITREVLDELTKDEKWHISWMEEWMFRMARQHGGEEKARAQLGRYRHIELEVFEEFKEDERRWLGFSFSDEEPVANAVGI is encoded by the coding sequence ATGAACCTGCTTTCGACAGTTACCGGTCCCGGCGCCCCGAGCACCGAGTCCCTCATCCGGATCTTCAGCTTCTACCGCGACGCCGAGATTCGCGGCGCATCGCTGTTGATGAAGATGACGCAGAGGGAAAAGGACCCCGAAGCCCAGGTACTCTTCTCGCGCCACATCGCCGACGAGACGCGCCACGCGTGGCTGTGGACCAAGCGCATTCGCCAGCTGGGCGGCATGCCGGTCGAGGTTCCCGACGGTTACCAGAGACGCCTCGGAAAGAAGCTCGGCTTTCCTGCGAACATCGTCGACCTGTTCGCGCTCACGGTGATCGTCGAAGAACGATCCGTCAGTCGCTACTCCGAGCATGCGGCCAGCCGCTGGTGCGACGACATCACGCGCGAAGTCCTCGACGAGCTCACCAAGGACGAGAAGTGGCACATCTCGTGGATGGAAGAGTGGATGTTCCGGATGGCGAGGCAGCACGGCGGCGAAGAAAAAGCGCGCGCGCAGCTCGGACGCTACCGCCACATCGAGCTAGAAGTCTTCGAAGAGTTCAAGGAAGACGAACGGCGCTGGCTCGGCTTTTCGTTCTCCGATGAAGAGCCCGTCGCCAACGCCGTCGGCATCTGA
- a CDS encoding DUF6077 domain-containing protein, producing the protein MLAGALADAASGAAIFLLPGEVVLAAASVRGRPLEQLALCFAVSLALLTAAFACCLILGTSIAAGSASLAAVTALAAVVARRIAARGAAEEIHETPGRPASFAARILFSQLLIVLCAAAVLFAPVGSIDRWWYLAYVRSYASTAVLTLAEPFLGSGQVFARFAVHPWLFGLALCSHLSATDPVAVYERMAPVLVVPAAIGAAQSLAAALFGRGSRGRLCVLATVLLWSGGLVPVLARAGEDKILAASVLFPLCVSMFLRCIRTPTRSPIDLALLALVCVATAAVHALAFAFVLVALLPFALLVAAAAPDRRRILGACGAILVVVALAPAAEGLVVRSRLDDIGADLRSPDHPVVRVHEGRERLILLDSGGYVVTPRLLLHPVALLALAGIVIAARRRSLLTPSGNAGETLAHDAVTGAYLATTTLVPLALAFVPPLPALAGSIIPPWMVYRVLWILPLAPLAAIAADAFGSRIARGERAAALLLVCLGLPGAFVAAHDHFADVRARLSPPADPDFQGLVAAVAALPPDSIIVAAPELAERLPALTGHHVLAALDRSTIVFCGSRAVGEARLRARSALLDGDPDAGALERAAAVTATHAAFDPRSRLLPRCSSVLYSAGAYALCVVDASPDPRSRVVLQSKDDKGLQTVVEAACAPAMPMTGRNPWLAAPPARACHLDLTRLHGRDDLVLRVDGATARAVDELRVAVHSTDGNAPTMLGSSRISGKGSVVVELPRLDTDSIDIEVSSSFLPVVNVRRVTVEAP; encoded by the coding sequence GTGCTTGCCGGAGCGCTCGCCGACGCCGCTTCCGGCGCTGCGATCTTCCTCCTGCCCGGCGAAGTCGTCCTCGCCGCCGCATCGGTGCGCGGCAGGCCCCTCGAACAACTCGCGCTCTGCTTTGCCGTCTCGCTCGCGCTGCTGACGGCCGCGTTCGCCTGCTGCCTGATTCTCGGCACTTCGATCGCCGCGGGCTCGGCGAGCCTCGCGGCCGTGACCGCGCTGGCCGCCGTCGTCGCGCGAAGAATCGCCGCGCGCGGCGCAGCAGAGGAAATCCACGAGACGCCCGGCAGGCCGGCGAGCTTCGCCGCGCGGATCCTGTTTTCGCAACTGCTCATCGTGCTCTGCGCCGCCGCCGTCTTATTCGCGCCGGTCGGCAGCATCGACCGCTGGTGGTATCTCGCGTACGTCCGCAGCTACGCAAGCACGGCAGTGCTCACGCTGGCCGAGCCTTTTCTCGGCAGCGGCCAGGTCTTCGCACGATTCGCCGTGCATCCATGGCTGTTCGGCCTTGCGCTGTGCTCGCATCTGTCGGCGACCGATCCGGTCGCCGTCTACGAGCGCATGGCGCCGGTGCTCGTCGTCCCTGCCGCGATCGGAGCGGCGCAGAGCCTGGCCGCAGCGTTGTTCGGGCGCGGATCGCGCGGGCGGCTCTGCGTCCTGGCAACCGTGCTGCTGTGGAGTGGCGGCCTCGTGCCCGTGCTCGCGCGGGCGGGCGAGGACAAGATCCTTGCGGCATCCGTGCTGTTCCCGCTCTGCGTCTCGATGTTCCTTCGCTGCATTCGCACTCCGACACGTTCGCCGATCGACCTGGCGCTGCTCGCGCTCGTCTGCGTCGCCACGGCGGCGGTCCATGCACTGGCGTTCGCGTTCGTGCTCGTCGCGCTGCTGCCGTTTGCGCTGCTCGTCGCCGCCGCAGCGCCGGATCGCCGCCGTATCCTCGGGGCCTGCGGCGCGATCCTGGTCGTCGTCGCGCTTGCACCGGCCGCCGAAGGCCTCGTCGTACGCTCGCGTCTCGATGACATCGGCGCCGATCTTCGCTCTCCCGATCATCCGGTCGTGCGCGTGCACGAGGGGCGCGAGCGATTGATCCTGCTCGACTCGGGCGGCTATGTCGTCACGCCGCGCCTGCTGCTGCACCCTGTCGCGCTGCTCGCGCTGGCCGGAATCGTCATCGCGGCGCGTCGCCGCTCGCTGCTCACGCCATCGGGAAACGCGGGCGAAACTCTCGCGCATGACGCCGTCACCGGGGCCTACCTCGCGACGACGACGCTGGTACCGCTCGCGCTCGCCTTCGTGCCGCCGCTGCCCGCGCTGGCCGGCAGCATCATTCCTCCGTGGATGGTCTACCGCGTGCTGTGGATCCTGCCGCTCGCGCCGCTGGCGGCCATCGCTGCCGATGCATTCGGCTCGCGCATCGCGCGCGGCGAGCGTGCGGCCGCGCTGCTGCTGGTCTGTCTCGGGCTTCCGGGCGCGTTCGTCGCTGCGCACGATCACTTCGCCGACGTGCGCGCGCGGCTGTCACCGCCGGCAGACCCTGATTTCCAGGGTCTCGTCGCAGCCGTCGCCGCTCTGCCACCCGACTCCATCATCGTTGCGGCACCGGAGCTGGCCGAACGCCTTCCCGCACTGACCGGCCATCACGTCCTCGCTGCGCTCGACCGCTCGACAATCGTGTTCTGCGGCTCGCGCGCCGTTGGCGAAGCACGCTTGCGCGCCCGCTCTGCGCTGCTCGACGGCGATCCCGATGCGGGCGCACTCGAGCGGGCGGCGGCGGTGACTGCGACACACGCAGCGTTCGATCCACGGTCGCGGCTGCTGCCGCGCTGCAGTTCGGTGCTGTACTCGGCAGGTGCTTACGCGCTCTGCGTCGTCGATGCGTCGCCGGATCCGCGCTCTCGGGTCGTGCTGCAGTCGAAGGACGACAAAGGTTTGCAGACGGTGGTCGAAGCCGCGTGCGCACCGGCAATGCCGATGACGGGCCGCAACCCGTGGCTGGCTGCACCGCCGGCGAGAGCGTGCCACCTCGATTTGACCCGGCTTCATGGTCGCGACGACCTGGTGCTGCGCGTGGATGGCGCGACGGCAAGGGCCGTCGACGAGCTGCGAGTCGCGGTTCACTCCACCGACGGAAACGCTCCGACGATGCTGGGCTCATCGAGAATCTCCGGCAAAGGATCCGTCGTCGTGGAGTTGCCGCGCCTCGACACGGACTCGATCGACATCGAGGTTTCTTCGTCGTTCCTTCCCGTCGTCAACGTCCGGCGCGTCACCGTCGAAGCGCCGTAA
- a CDS encoding LLM class flavin-dependent oxidoreductase yields MAERSGLVAFWKNYNRKQVLRHAQEADELGYDSFWIPEAWGYEAFSLLTEIAVHTRRIKLATGIVNVFSRSPALLAMHAATLDEVSEGRLILGLGTSGEKVIAGFHGVPYEKPLTRLRQYIKVIQCLIAGERLSDAGVDLWEFRHFKLAMTPVRERIPIFCACLNDKAIRMVGELADGWMPTFWPWQQLESGVAILAEGAAKSGRDVKDIAVAPFTTVIPMPDKEMSYHSARGIISFYVGGMGVYYHDMLSRMGYRENCDLVRDLYVAGQKPEAAAAVSPELLDALVIAGEPGFCRERLGQWRRAGVDLPILGLPTDMGPEICSMYLQIMAPAA; encoded by the coding sequence GTGGCCGAACGCTCGGGGCTCGTCGCCTTCTGGAAGAACTACAACCGCAAGCAGGTGCTGCGTCACGCCCAGGAGGCGGACGAGCTCGGCTACGACTCGTTCTGGATTCCCGAGGCCTGGGGATACGAGGCCTTCAGTCTGCTCACGGAAATCGCGGTACACACCCGGCGCATCAAGCTGGCCACCGGCATCGTCAACGTGTTCAGCCGCTCGCCTGCGCTGCTGGCGATGCATGCCGCCACTCTCGACGAAGTCTCCGAAGGGCGCTTGATTCTCGGCCTCGGAACCTCGGGGGAGAAGGTCATCGCGGGATTCCACGGCGTACCCTACGAGAAACCCCTGACGCGGCTGCGCCAGTACATCAAGGTGATCCAGTGCCTGATTGCGGGTGAGCGCCTGAGCGACGCGGGCGTCGACCTTTGGGAGTTTCGTCACTTCAAGCTGGCGATGACGCCGGTGCGCGAAAGGATCCCGATCTTCTGTGCCTGCCTCAACGACAAGGCCATCCGCATGGTCGGGGAGCTGGCCGACGGATGGATGCCGACGTTCTGGCCGTGGCAGCAGCTCGAGAGCGGTGTGGCGATCCTCGCCGAAGGCGCGGCCAAATCCGGGCGCGACGTCAAGGACATCGCCGTGGCGCCGTTCACGACGGTGATCCCGATGCCGGACAAGGAGATGAGCTACCATTCGGCAAGGGGCATCATCTCGTTCTACGTCGGCGGCATGGGCGTCTACTACCACGACATGCTTTCGCGGATGGGATACCGCGAAAATTGCGACCTCGTGCGTGACCTGTACGTGGCGGGGCAGAAGCCCGAGGCCGCCGCGGCCGTCTCGCCGGAGCTTCTGGACGCGCTCGTGATCGCGGGCGAGCCCGGCTTCTGCCGCGAGCGGCTCGGCCAGTGGCGCCGCGCCGGCGTCGACCTTCCGATCCTCGGCCTGCCCACCGACATGGGCCCGGAGATCTGCTCGATGTACCTGCAGATCATGGCGCCGGCGGCCTGA
- a CDS encoding thermonuclease family protein, protein MKMPDPSSVKTRPRRARRRPSPYARGVVVLLVAMVAFALGRATVHPKLPQVTDDPKSAPEVIRGNPLVLDGDTLDFNGLRVRLFGIDAPERDQMCQQADGTHYGCGVISREELAREISEQAVECTRRDIDRYGRVVAVCRTRKGDLGQFLVEQGMALAYRRYSEDYVKEEDLAHKLGRGVWQGNFEKPWDYRHEATEH, encoded by the coding sequence ATGAAAATGCCCGACCCTTCGAGCGTGAAAACGCGACCGCGCCGCGCGCGGCGCCGCCCGTCGCCCTACGCACGCGGCGTCGTCGTGCTTCTCGTGGCGATGGTCGCATTCGCGCTCGGCCGTGCCACGGTGCACCCCAAACTGCCGCAGGTTACCGACGATCCGAAGAGCGCGCCGGAAGTGATCCGCGGCAATCCCCTGGTCCTCGACGGCGATACGCTCGATTTCAACGGTCTTCGCGTGCGGCTCTTCGGCATCGACGCGCCCGAGCGCGACCAGATGTGCCAGCAGGCCGACGGGACGCACTACGGCTGCGGCGTGATTTCGCGCGAGGAGCTGGCGCGCGAAATAAGCGAGCAGGCCGTCGAGTGCACGCGCCGCGACATCGATCGCTACGGGCGTGTCGTCGCCGTCTGCCGCACGCGCAAGGGCGACCTCGGGCAGTTCCTCGTCGAGCAAGGGATGGCGCTGGCATACCGGCGCTACAGCGAAGACTACGTCAAGGAAGAGGACCTCGCGCACAAGCTCGGTCGCGGCGTGTGGCAGGGCAACTTCGAGAAGCCCTGGGACTACCGTCACGAAGCGACAGAGCACTGA
- a CDS encoding M20/M25/M40 family metallo-hydrolase, with amino-acid sequence MTVATAARPSLSIDWNEITEHATSLLSDYIRINTTNPPGGEEAGAVFLREALAREGIDSKFYDAGKGRVSMSARVPATVQRGNKPIVLLSHIDVVPVERDQWKIDPFSGAVVENVIWGRGALDMKGMGVMELMTMVLARRHHIALDRDLVFVAVADEEEGGIYGVHHLAEKHPEVLEADYVFNEGAYGFCEFMGREAKIVGIGPSEKSPCWLRFRATGLPGHASVPHSKNALVKLVKALARVEAADRRAVLTPAVEAMLRTLAQRGYLPEDLDPRDEATLSMLTSVDAHLSAITHDTVSITSVHAGQKINVIPGAAEATVDCRLLPTTDPKEFVAEIRRIVDDPDIEVSVVYQHDSGMSSMDTPVVSIAAEVVREKLGEDSFLMPLLSPGFTDSHAYRAAGAQAYGFTPALLTREELATIHGHNERISVANMRLGTEVLFEVVRRLASHG; translated from the coding sequence ATGACAGTCGCCACCGCCGCCCGACCCTCTCTTTCGATCGACTGGAACGAGATCACCGAGCACGCGACGAGCCTGCTGTCGGATTACATCCGCATCAATACGACGAACCCTCCCGGCGGCGAGGAAGCCGGGGCCGTCTTCCTGCGCGAAGCGCTGGCGCGCGAAGGCATCGACTCGAAGTTCTACGATGCAGGCAAGGGACGGGTGTCGATGTCGGCGCGCGTGCCGGCGACGGTGCAGCGAGGCAACAAGCCCATCGTGCTGCTCTCGCACATCGACGTCGTTCCGGTCGAGCGCGACCAGTGGAAGATCGACCCGTTCTCCGGCGCCGTCGTCGAGAACGTCATCTGGGGCCGCGGCGCCCTCGACATGAAAGGCATGGGCGTCATGGAGCTGATGACGATGGTGCTCGCGCGCCGTCACCACATCGCGCTCGACCGCGACCTCGTGTTCGTCGCCGTTGCCGACGAGGAAGAAGGCGGCATCTACGGCGTCCATCACCTGGCCGAGAAGCATCCCGAAGTGCTCGAGGCCGATTACGTCTTCAACGAGGGCGCCTACGGTTTCTGTGAGTTCATGGGCCGCGAGGCGAAGATCGTCGGCATCGGGCCGAGCGAGAAATCCCCTTGCTGGCTGCGTTTTCGCGCGACCGGGCTGCCCGGCCACGCTTCGGTTCCGCACTCGAAAAACGCGCTGGTCAAGCTCGTCAAGGCGCTGGCGCGAGTCGAGGCGGCCGACAGGCGCGCCGTGCTGACGCCGGCGGTCGAAGCGATGCTGCGCACGCTGGCCCAGCGCGGCTACCTGCCCGAAGACCTCGATCCGCGCGACGAGGCGACGCTTTCGATGCTGACGTCGGTCGACGCGCACCTGTCGGCGATCACGCACGACACCGTGAGCATCACCAGCGTGCACGCCGGACAGAAGATCAACGTCATTCCCGGCGCTGCCGAGGCCACCGTGGACTGCCGGCTGCTGCCGACGACGGATCCGAAGGAATTCGTTGCCGAGATCCGGCGCATCGTCGACGATCCCGACATCGAGGTGAGCGTCGTCTACCAGCACGATTCCGGGATGTCGTCGATGGATACGCCGGTCGTCAGCATCGCGGCCGAGGTCGTTCGCGAGAAGCTCGGCGAGGATTCGTTCCTGATGCCGCTGCTCTCGCCGGGATTCACGGATTCGCACGCGTACCGCGCGGCGGGCGCGCAGGCCTACGGGTTCACGCCGGCGCTGCTGACGCGCGAGGAGCTTGCGACCATCCACGGGCACAACGAGAGGATCAGCGTCGCCAACATGCGGCTGGGCACCGAAGTGCTGTTCGAGGTCGTGCGGCGGCTGGCATCGCACGGGTAG
- a CDS encoding PaaI family thioesterase, whose protein sequence is MNKTGHAAATQEHPMTDVVRSAIVASPLAALLGIELVEVADDLVRARLPFRTEVTTIGDLVHGGAIAALVDVAATAAAWTRADLSRSPRGTTIGFSLNYLNGAVATDLVATATVIQRGKSVQVIEVDVRGTGEKAIARATVTYKLDHKAEVRPAA, encoded by the coding sequence ATGAACAAGACCGGCCACGCCGCTGCCACCCAGGAACACCCGATGACCGACGTCGTGCGCAGCGCCATCGTCGCATCGCCGCTGGCCGCGCTGCTCGGAATCGAGCTGGTCGAGGTCGCCGACGACCTGGTGCGCGCCAGGCTGCCGTTTCGCACGGAGGTGACGACGATCGGCGATCTGGTGCACGGCGGCGCGATCGCTGCGCTCGTCGACGTCGCGGCGACTGCGGCAGCGTGGACCCGCGCCGACCTGTCGCGCTCGCCCCGTGGAACGACGATCGGCTTCAGCCTGAACTACCTGAACGGCGCCGTCGCGACGGACCTCGTGGCAACGGCCACCGTGATCCAGCGAGGCAAGTCGGTGCAGGTGATCGAGGTGGACGTGCGCGGGACGGGAGAAAAGGCGATCGCGCGCGCGACGGTGACATACAAGCTCGACCACAAGGCGGAGGTGCGCCCAGCCGCGTAA
- the recQ gene encoding DNA helicase RecQ: protein MAASGSIEPTRYSDVPDAGVLHTKLREVFGYDTFRPLQQEIVAATLAGRDVLALLPTGGGKSLCYQLPALLRPGLTVVISPLIALMKDQVDAMTATGVAATFLNSTLDENEARRRLRDLHDGRYRLLYVAPERLFAGTFFERLRQWNVAAVAVDEAHCISEWGHDFRPEYRRLAELRDLLPAVPLLALTATATERVRSDILAQLRLREACVFIGTFNRPNLHYRVAEKDKPSAQVLAFVRARPRDSGIVYCQSRKSCETLAEHLVRHGVAAVPYHAGLGERARSANQDAFLRDEARVVCATIAFGMGVNKPNVRFVIHHDLPKNIEGYYQETGRAGRDGLPAECLLLFRASDVARQLAFVDEISDAHQQQVAQAQLRQMIDYGETGECRRRVLLAYFGDASPDGGCGACDNCLEPHQAWDATLAVQKLLSSIHRARVSGFRGDATFGLSHHAEVLTGADTERIRRWGHQALTTYGIGGEYSRSQWQAIGRELIRLRYLETETGEFPTVFVTDAGMEALRSRRTVMLTKAPPPRSRKEAVASSPRPSKGPAGEIACDEALFDRLRILRRSLADAQSVPAYIVFGDVTLREMARDLPLTRASLSAITGVGQKKLEQYGEAFLEAIREHAGALDGA from the coding sequence ATGGCGGCCAGCGGTTCCATCGAACCCACCAGGTACTCCGACGTTCCAGACGCGGGTGTCTTGCACACCAAATTGCGGGAGGTGTTCGGCTACGACACGTTTCGTCCGCTGCAGCAGGAGATCGTCGCTGCGACGCTCGCGGGCCGCGACGTGCTCGCGCTGCTGCCAACGGGCGGCGGAAAGTCCCTGTGCTACCAACTCCCCGCGCTGCTGCGCCCCGGCCTGACAGTCGTCATCTCTCCGCTCATTGCGCTGATGAAGGACCAGGTCGACGCGATGACCGCCACCGGCGTCGCCGCCACTTTCCTCAACTCGACGCTCGATGAAAACGAGGCCAGGCGCCGCCTGCGAGACCTTCACGACGGCCGTTACCGCCTGCTCTACGTCGCGCCGGAGCGGCTGTTCGCCGGCACGTTCTTCGAGCGGCTGCGCCAGTGGAACGTCGCCGCCGTCGCCGTCGACGAAGCGCACTGCATCTCGGAGTGGGGACACGATTTTCGCCCGGAATATCGTCGCCTGGCCGAGCTCCGCGACCTGCTGCCGGCGGTTCCGCTGCTGGCGCTCACGGCGACGGCAACCGAACGGGTTCGAAGCGACATCCTCGCGCAGCTTCGCCTGCGTGAAGCCTGCGTGTTCATCGGAACCTTCAACCGGCCGAACCTTCACTATCGCGTCGCCGAAAAGGACAAGCCGTCGGCGCAGGTGCTCGCGTTCGTGCGCGCACGTCCGCGCGACAGCGGAATCGTTTACTGCCAGAGCCGCAAGAGCTGCGAGACGCTGGCAGAGCACCTCGTGCGCCACGGCGTGGCCGCCGTGCCGTACCATGCAGGACTCGGCGAGCGCGCGCGCAGCGCAAACCAGGATGCGTTCCTGCGCGACGAGGCGCGCGTGGTCTGCGCGACCATCGCGTTCGGCATGGGCGTCAACAAACCCAACGTCCGTTTCGTCATCCACCACGACCTTCCGAAGAACATCGAGGGTTATTACCAGGAAACCGGCCGCGCCGGCCGCGACGGGCTGCCGGCCGAATGCCTGCTGCTGTTTCGCGCTTCGGACGTCGCCCGCCAGCTCGCGTTCGTCGACGAGATCAGCGACGCGCACCAGCAGCAGGTCGCGCAGGCCCAGCTCCGCCAGATGATCGACTACGGAGAGACAGGCGAGTGCAGGCGCCGGGTGCTGCTCGCCTACTTCGGCGACGCCTCGCCCGACGGCGGCTGCGGCGCGTGCGACAACTGCCTGGAGCCGCACCAGGCGTGGGACGCGACGCTGGCGGTGCAGAAGCTGCTCAGCAGCATTCATCGCGCCCGTGTGAGCGGGTTTCGCGGCGATGCGACGTTCGGCCTGTCGCATCATGCGGAGGTCCTGACCGGTGCCGACACCGAGCGGATCCGCCGCTGGGGCCACCAGGCACTGACGACCTACGGCATCGGCGGCGAATATTCGCGCAGCCAGTGGCAGGCCATTGGCCGCGAGCTGATTCGTCTTCGCTATCTCGAGACCGAGACGGGCGAGTTTCCCACGGTCTTCGTCACCGACGCCGGAATGGAGGCGCTGCGTTCGCGCCGCACGGTGATGCTGACGAAGGCTCCGCCTCCGCGATCGCGGAAAGAGGCGGTAGCTTCTTCCCCGCGGCCCTCGAAAGGGCCCGCCGGCGAGATTGCCTGTGACGAGGCCTTGTTCGACAGGCTGAGGATCCTGCGTCGCAGCCTCGCCGATGCCCAGTCCGTGCCCGCCTACATCGTCTTCGGCGATGTCACGCTGCGCGAGATGGCGCGAGATCTTCCGCTGACACGAGCGTCGCTCTCGGCGATCACCGGGGTCGGGCAGAAGAAACTGGAGCAGTACGGGGAGGCTTTCCTCGAGGCGATCCGCGAGCACGCGGGCGCGCTCGACGGCGCGTAA
- a CDS encoding isoprenylcysteine carboxylmethyltransferase family protein encodes MALKEEFAKSGALLFQWRSYLPLVFLPLFLVAMRDLAHVSADDSLGERWGFFCIGVSFAGLALRAFVVGQTPARTSGRNTREQVADSLNTTGMYSVVRHPLYLGNFIAWTGVAMFTQSFLVVLVSVLAFALYYERIMFAEEKFLREKFRGDFDRWADRTPAFVPRFSQWRKSAVPFSWGLAAEREYSGMFAIVVTYSVLELARGWFQRGTAHVDPAWAIFFVAGTAAYVWLRSLKKKRRRAASVSSRL; translated from the coding sequence GTGGCACTGAAGGAGGAATTCGCCAAATCGGGCGCGCTGCTGTTCCAGTGGCGCAGCTACCTGCCGCTGGTATTCCTTCCGCTGTTCCTCGTCGCGATGCGCGACCTCGCGCACGTCAGCGCAGACGACAGCCTCGGCGAGCGCTGGGGATTCTTCTGCATCGGCGTTTCGTTCGCCGGGCTTGCGCTGCGGGCATTTGTCGTCGGGCAGACTCCGGCCCGTACTTCGGGACGCAACACGCGCGAGCAGGTGGCGGATTCGCTCAACACCACCGGCATGTATTCGGTGGTGCGTCATCCCCTGTATCTCGGCAACTTCATTGCATGGACGGGAGTGGCGATGTTCACGCAGAGTTTTCTCGTCGTGCTCGTCAGCGTGCTCGCGTTCGCGCTCTACTACGAGCGCATCATGTTCGCCGAAGAGAAATTCCTTCGCGAGAAGTTTCGCGGCGACTTCGATCGCTGGGCCGACCGCACACCGGCGTTCGTTCCCCGCTTTTCGCAGTGGAGGAAATCGGCGGTGCCGTTCTCGTGGGGGCTTGCGGCCGAGCGCGAGTACTCGGGGATGTTTGCGATCGTCGTGACGTACAGCGTCCTGGAGCTTGCCAGGGGCTGGTTCCAGCGCGGGACCGCGCACGTGGATCCCGCGTGGGCGATCTTTTTCGTCGCGGGTACGGCGGCGTATGTCTGGCTGCGTTCGCTGAAAAAGAAGCGACGGCGCGCGGCTTCGGTGTCTTCGAGGCTGTGA